In Streptomyces pluripotens, the genomic window GTGGTCCTTGGACCCGTCCCTGTTGAAGTCCATCTGCAGCACGTCACCGACGTCCATTTGGTAGACGTTGGAGAGGCTGGTGACGCGCTTGGAGGACAGGGCGAACCAGGAGAACTCGTTGACGCCGACGAACGAGTCCGACTGGATCTCGGAGTTCCCGAACCACTTGTGGTAGTCGTACGTGTAGCCCGGCACATGCTTCCAGCCACCCGCCTTCAGGGACTGGCTGACGAAGTTGGTGCAGTCGCCGCCGGCGCCCGCCCCGTTGAAGTCGGGGTAGGCCGGGTTGTAGTGGTTCCAGTACTTGGCCGCGTAGTCCGCCATGGCCTTGTAGTCGTAGCCCGAGGACGAGAAGTCCTTGGGCCTGGACGGGGCCGGCCACGAGGTGGAGGCGCGGGGGGCGTCCGGCGGACCGTCGTCCGTGGCCGCGTCCGCCTTGGTGACGGTCGGCTGGGCAACCTGGTTGACCGCAAGGTAACCGTCGTCGGTGTCCTTGATGCGGGTCAGCTGCCAGTTGCCCCGCCGGTCGGCGCGGAAGGTCAACTCGTGGTGGGCCTGGAAGCCGGTGGTCTTCGGCTCGTTGCCCTTCACCTTCCGATACGTCAGAGACGTGGTCTCGGTGACGTCGACCGTGGCGCGCCGCCCGTGCACCTGGGTGGCGTCCAGCTTGACGCTGGTGTGGCCGGCACTGTACTTCTCGCCCAGCTTCGCGAGGCGGGACTTGCGCCCCTGCAGCTGCGCGAGCGCCGAGCGCTCCTCGCGGGACTGCTTGCCCGACAGGCGCACCCTGCCGGAGAACCTCTTCGTGCGCTGCTTCCTCTTGCCGTGCCCCGAACCATCCACCAGCGCCTGCGTGCGGTCGGTGAACACCGCGTCGGCCAGCCGTTGGAAGGTTGCCTTGGTCGCCGGGTTCACGGTCGGGTCGTCGGTAACCGCTGCGCCCGCAGTCCAGTTGGGCACCAGTGCCACACCGGCGACCACGGAGGCCGCGGCGGCGGTGACTATCGCGGTACGGCTCCGCTTACGACTCAGTCTTCTTGATTTCAATGATGTTTCCCCTCTATGCCGGTACACCTACCGGGCGAGGCATCTTTGCACGAAACGTGTGTCCGGTGTGAAGACTGTTGCACAAGTGGAACGAACAGTCCGGGAAGCTCACTTGATGAACGTTGACCAGTCGGGCGCCTGCGCCGGATCGAGCGTCCTCAGCCGCTGGAGCGTCGCCGGCTTCTGCGCATCGAGCCAGTTGGTCAGTTCCCTGAAGGACACGCACTTGACGCCCTTCTTGGTACAGACGTTCTTGATGATCTGGTCGATGGCCTTCATGTAGATGCCACCGTTCCAGTCCTCGAAGTGGTTGCCGATGAACAGCGGGGCGCGGCTGCCGTAGTACACGCGATTGAAGCCGGCCATGTAGGAGTTGACGGTCGTCTGCTCCCACTCCGCGTACTTCGACGGATCGCCGTGGGTCTCGCCGTCCGACTGGTTGTAGAGGAAGTTGAAGTCCATCGACAGGCCCTGGAACTTGCCGTTCTCGTACGGGAGCATCTCCAGTGGGAAGTCCCAGATGCCGCTCTTCTTCCTGGGCCATATCTGGAAGTCGCCGGGGGAGCTGGCGTC contains:
- a CDS encoding amidase domain-containing protein: MALVPNWTAGAAVTDDPTVNPATKATFQRLADAVFTDRTQALVDGSGHGKRKQRTKRFSGRVRLSGKQSREERSALAQLQGRKSRLAKLGEKYSAGHTSVKLDATQVHGRRATVDVTETTSLTYRKVKGNEPKTTGFQAHHELTFRADRRGNWQLTRIKDTDDGYLAVNQVAQPTVTKADAATDDGPPDAPRASTSWPAPSRPKDFSSSGYDYKAMADYAAKYWNHYNPAYPDFNGAGAGGDCTNFVSQSLKAGGWKHVPGYTYDYHKWFGNSEIQSDSFVGVNEFSWFALSSKRVTSLSNVYQMDVGDVLQMDFNRDGSKDHSMIVTYRSRWGVPYVTYHSTNTYNRSVASLVASYPNAAFYAYRT